The window TTTACATTTCACTGGCTTCTTTCACAAAAATTACATCTATTTCAATTGGACATTTATCAAATAACTTATTTTACTCTTTTGAAATAAAAATGTTACACGCTTCCAAATAATTAGTTTCACAAATTGACATTTGagtttcatatttgggttttttAGTTTTATGTGAATACTCTTATTAGATTTTAGTTTCACATTTTTTTCACTTGTAGTATGTGCATTTTACTTTTCACTGGCTTATTTCAtaaaaatcacatatatttcaGTTGGACATTTACGAAGTAACTTATTTTACTCTTTTGAAATAAAAATTTTACACACTTCCAAATAATTAGTTTCACAAGTTGACATTTGAGTTTCATATTTGGGTTTAAACAACTTTTGTAAAAAATGGTTATTTACACAAGTTGAGATTTTAGTTTCACATTTTTTATCGCTTTCAATAGGTGCATTTTACTTTTCACTGGCTTCTTTCACAAAAATCACATCTATTTCAATTGCACATTTCATAAAGAACTTATTTTACTCTTTTGAAATAAAAAAAATTTACACACTTCCAAATAATTAGTTTCGGAAGTTGACATTTGAGTTTCATTTTTGGGTTCAATAGTTTTTATGTAAAAAATGTTATTTTCACAAGTTGAGATTTTAGTTTCACTTTTTTTTTCACTTTCGGTAGGTGCTTTTTTTACTTTTCACTGGCTTCTTTCACAAAAATCACATGTAATTCAATTGCACATTTATCAAATAACTGATTTTACTCTTTTGAAATAAAATATTACACACTTCCAAATAATTAGTTTCACAAGTTGACATTTGAGTTTCATATTTTGGTTTAATAGGTTTACGcgaaattttttatttttcacaAGTTGAGATTTTAGTTTCAcattttttttcaatttcagTAGGTGCATTTTATTTTTTTACTGGCTTCTTTCACGAAAATCACATCTATTTCAACTGAACATTGATGAAATAACTTGTTTTAGTCTTTTCAAATTAAAATATTACACACTTCCAAATAATTAATTTCACAAGTTGACATTTGAGTTTCATATTTGGGTTTAACTGGTTTATGTGAAAAATGTTATTTTCACAACTTGAGATTTTAGTTTCACATTTTTTTTACTTGCAGTACGTGCATTTTACTTTTCACTGGCTTATTTCATAAAAATCACATCTATTTCAATTGCACATTTATGAAATAACTTATTTTACTCTTTTGAAATAAAAATGTTACACACTTCCAAATAATCAGTTTCACAAGTTGACATTTGAGTTTCATATTTGGTTTAATAGGTTTATGTGAAAATGTTATTTTCACAAGTTGAGATTTTAATTTCACATTTTTTTCTCACTTTCAGTAGGTGCAATTTACTTTTCATTGACTTCTTTCACAAAAAACACATCTATTTCAATTGCACATTGAAATAACTTTTTTTACTCTCTTGAAATAAAAATGTTGCACAGTTCCAAATAATAGTTTCACAAGTTGACATTTAAGTTTCATATTTGGGTTTAATAGGTTTATGTGAAAATTGTTATTTTTGCAAGTTGGGATTTTAGTTTCACATctttttcattttcagtaggtgcgTTTTACTTTTCACTGGCTTCTCTCAGAAAAATCATATCTATCTCAATTGCACATTTATGAAATAACTTATTTTATTCGTTTGAAATAAAAAATGTTACACATTTCCATATAATTAGTTTCACAAGTTGACATGTGGGTTTCATATTTGGGTTTAATAGGTTTATGTGAAAAATGTTATTTTCACAAGTTGAAATTTTAGTTTCACATTTTTTTCACTTTCAGTAGGTGTATTTTACTTTTCACTGGCTTCTTTCAGAAAAATCACATCTATTTCAATTGCACATTTATGAAATAACTTATTTTactattttgaaataaaaatGTTACATACTTCCAAATAATTAGTTTCACAAGTTGACATTTGAGTTTCATATTTGTGTTTAATAGGTTTGTGTGAGAAATGTTATTTTCACATATTTCTAGTGAAATAGGGTTGTTTTAGATTTTTCTAGTGAAATGGGTTTATTTCACATATGAAATGTGAAATGTCAAAAATTAAATGTTTTTGAAATATATCGAAAATTGATCAAGTTTTAAAGTTCTTGACGCCAGGAGTCCAAATATATGAAAAGTTTCAAAACGAGTCTATAGTTTAAAAGATATGGTTGATTTAAATTGTGTAAGAGGAAATAAAGTATATGGATTTGTTCCGCAGGTAGAGTAAGAGGAGAGACTTGCATGCATACCGTCCCTGACAGAAGTTGTAGTTTAGGGTCCATTATGCTGCCACTGATTTAACTTAAAATAAAGATACAAAAAATATACTCCCTTCATCTGAAAATACTTGTTATCAAAAtagataaaaagagatgtatctagaattaaaatacgtctacatacatcccctcttatccattttgatgacaagtatttccggatgaAGGGAGTACTAGTGCTATGCATATAGGTGGGCCATACAGTTTCATGAATCTGAAAAAATGGATGGCTtcagagcatctccaacagtCGCGCAATGCGCGACGCGCTAAAAATCAGAATACAGTGCTGGGTGAGCCAGCTTTTGCGTGCGGTGGTGCGCTGGCTCCAGCGGCCGCCATAAAATAAAGCGCACCCGCCAGCAGGCACGCTatatttcatttgtttttttcttttACGCCTACTATGTGAACTACGATTCGATACATATTTGATTCCGATAGTAAAAATATGGAGATAGTTCGTCACATAGCCTGCTTCTACGATACAAAATAAAACGAAAAACTACTACTACTCGTCATTCTCTGACTCGGACTCtgcctcggtgatgtcctcctccgacgtctgagaTTTGGCGTTAAGGAACTGCTCGTCGCTGGAGTCCCAGGAGGACGCATCTCCTAGCGCGATGTTGTATTTAGCGACCGCCTTCCGCGttcgcttgtcctcgcgataggcggctcgctcctccctcctcttcgccctctccatcctcCTCTCAGCAAAGAACTGTTCCTCGTTGATGATGTCTTGCGGGAAGCGTTGGctccacagcgccatggcttcctcgtccatctcggccaGGCTGAGACGGCGCTCCCGCCTTCGGTTCttgcgacgatcctcgtcggtgataagcctcGGGAAAGGCGCCAActcctgtgcccgctcccgcgtcgccACGTCGGCGAAGTTCATGTCCCAACAGGACcgccggaggcgccacgccgcagTGGCGTATGCGCGGGCGCCATCCTGGCCGGTGTCAAAGGTTCCGAGGCCAAGGCGCACGCCGCCGCCCGTCCGAATCTCGGCGGAGTAGTTGCCGGACGGACGcacgcggacgccgcggtagccCGAAGCTCCCCGGCGGCGAGGCGGCATGGTGGCACGGTGGTGTCGTGTTGGCGGCAAGGAGAGAAAGCTGTAGAGGGAGCGATGagagagcggcagagggcgttgcAATTTTATAGGCGCGCCGGACGCGGTGCGCCAAATCTAGCGCGCGAGCTGCCGCCTTTTCCCGCGCGCGTGCAATCGTTTCCCGCGCGCAAGTTTCCCGCCACCGCTGGAGCGCGCGAAAACGTCCCACGCGCGCTAAAAAGCCAGTTTACCGCGCGCGTCTTTTgacgcggctgttggagatgctctcgTGTAGATGACCTAACCGCGCAAAATGAGTTTGCGCCTCCTCGGGTAACCGTCTCCATCTTGGACGTCTGAGTCAATTAAGCCACTCCACTTGTTCTCAAGAACACTTCAACAAGTTCGGACTTGCCTTCAGGAAATCGACAACGACCAGCCCACATTAGATAGCTCAACCATTTTTCGTCAGACGATGGCATTCGCTGCTCGTCTGAAAAATCGTCGCCAATCCATCTCGACGATACGCGGGGAGAATGGAGCAAATCACCCCTCGAGTTGCTCTTGCTCCCCAGACAAACTGCAGCCGGATGCCATGGAATCCAGAGCAACGAGCACCAAAGCTCGTCTCCTCTTGCTCCTGCTACTGGCATGCACATGCGGCGCCGTCTCTCCCTCAAGCGAAGCTGCTGAAGCCAAAGCGCTTCTGACATGGAAGTCCACTCTGACGTTCTCCGACGCAAACGCCTCCTCTCCGCTCTCGTCATGGTCGCCGGCCAGCTTCCCGTGCGGTTCTTGGTCCGGCGTCGCGTGCAACGCGGCCGGCCGTATCGCCGCGCTCACGGTTCCGGGGGCCGGGGTCGCAGGCACGCTCGACGCCTTGGATTTCTCCGCGTTGCCGGCGCTCGCAAGCCTCAACCTCAGCGGCAACCATCTCGCGGGCGCCATCCCCGCCAACGTCTCCCTCCTGGCCTCGCTTGCCTCGCTCGACCTTTCGAGCAACAACCTCACCGGCGGCATACCGGCGGCGCTCGGGACGCTGCGCGGCCCGCGAGCTCTTGTCCTCCGCAACAACCCGCTCGGTGGGCGGATCCCGGGGTCCCTCGCCAAGCTCGCCGCGCTGCGGCGGCTGGACCTGCAGGCCGTGCGGCTCGTGGGCACGATTCCGACGGAGTTGGGGCGCCTGAGAGCTCTCACCTTCTTGGACCTGTCCAGGAACAGCCTCTCCGGCGAGCTGCCACCGTCCTTCGCCGGGATGGCCAAGATGAGGGAGCTCTACCTGTCAAGAAACAACCTCTCGGGTGTTATTCCTCCTGACCTCTTCACTAGCTGGCCTGAGGTAACTCTGTTCTTCCTGCACTACAACTCGTTCACCGGAAGCATACCGCCGGAGATCGGCAAAGCAGGCAAGCTGCGGTTCTTGGCGCTTGAGGCCAACAACCTTACCGGCGTCATCCCGGCGGAGATCGGCAGCTTGACGGGCCTCCAGTTTCTGGATTTGGGGAGGAACTCGCTATCCGGACCGATCCCTGCTTCTATCGGAAACCTCAAGCTGCTTGTCGTCATGGCTCTGTCCTTCAACGGCCTCACTGGCTTGGTGCCCCCTGAAATTGGTAGTATGTCCTTACTACAAAACCTTGATCTCAACGGTAACCAGCTCGAGGGTGAGCTACCTGCAACTATTTCATCGCTCAAGGATCTGTACAGTCTTGACTTCAGTAACAACAAGTTCACTGGTACAATCCCAAGCATTGCCAGTAAGAAATTGCTCTCAGCTGCCTTTGCCAACAATAGTTTCTTGGGAAGCTTCCCTCGGACATTTTGCCAAATCGCATCATTGGCACTGTTGGATTTATCTAGCAACCAATTGTCAGGGGAGCTCCCTAACTGCCTGTGGGACTTGGAGGATCTATTGTTCCTAGATTTGTCAGGCAATGGTTTCTCCGGGAAGGTTCCGTCAGCTGGGTCCGCTAATTTATCATCGTTGGAATCATTGCATTTGGCAAATAACAGACTCACAGGTGGGTTCCCAACTATACTGAAGAAGTGTAAGCAGCTCATTGTCCTTGATATCGGTGGGAACCACTTTTCCAGCCAAATTCCATCATGGATAGGATCAAGTCTTCCTTTCCTGAGGATTCTCCGGCTGCGGTCGAACTCGTTTAGTGGTAGCATTCCCTTGCAACTGTCACAGCTCTCCCATCTCCAACTACTCGACCTAGCTGCCAACCAATTTCCAGGTCCCATACCGCAGGGTTTGCTTGCCAATTTAACATCCATGATGAAACCACAGACAGAATTCAACATGACTTCACTAATCCACCAGCAAATTTTACATCTAGATGCTCAGATGAATTTTGTAGAACGGATCGATGTGAACTGGAAGATGAGGAGCTACACATTCCTAGGGACGATTGCACTTATGATAGGTATCGATTTATCAGGCAATTCGCTCTCTGGTGAGATTCCAACCGAGCTAGCAAATCTCCAGGGCCTCCGGTTTCTGAATCTGTCAAGGAACCATTTGTCAGGCCACATCCCTGAAAACATTGGTGATCTCAAACTTCTGGAATCCCTTGACTGCTCATGGAATGAATTATCTGGTGCAATTCCTTCGAGCATCTCGAAACTGCCGTCTCTTAGTTCCCTCAATCTCTCCAATAATAATCTCTCTGGCGAGATACCAACTGGGAATCAGCTACAAACACTGGACGACCCTTCCATTTacaacaacaattctgggctttGCGGATATCCATTGGTCGCATGCTCCAAAGGTTCTTCGGCTACTGTGGAAACACGGGACACAGAACTTGAAACCGTGTATTTCTACTACTCTATAATTGCTGGACTCGTCCTTGGATTTTGGTTGTGGTTGGGGTCTCTAGTTTTCTTCAAGACGTGGAGGACTTATGTTTTCTGTTGTGTAGATCGCCTGCTTCAAGATAAGGTTATGAAAAGACGCAGAGCGTTTCGTTAATGTGTGTCTATATATCGTTATGTAGCCTTTGTACTTGAGTGTAGGATATGTATAGGATTCTACGTATATTTTTCTTTACTCTTTGTATCATATATAGGATCTGTATTCCTTAAAAATATATATGTTGTTGCATACTATCTCCATCTAGATTTATTGGCCCCTTCAtattttgtgtcaaattttgaccgtAGATTGACTAACAAATGTATAAGTACGCCATAAAACTTATATTGTTCTTTATCAAAAAATATGGTGGGAAATGTAGTAGAAAAAAAATCCACGTCTAGGTCGGAGCCATGGTGCAATCGCTTTAAGTCCAAAGGGAGTAAGACCGTTCTTATTCATCCCTCTCTATTTAGTCTTCCCATGTATATGATGGGGTTATATATCTTGCCGGAAGGGGTCCATAGCTCTTTTGACAAAGAcctctctcattttttttggaaAGCGACGGATGGCCGACAAAAATACCTTATGGTCATGTGGGCCAATGTGTGCATGCCAAAAGACTTGGGCGAGATTGGCATTCTTGCGTCTCGTCGCATGAATGTAGCCCTTATGCTTAGATGTGTCTGACAGATACAACGTGGGGAGGGAAGGGTCTATGGTTGCAGCTGGTCTAGGGTAAGTATCTGCAGGGCGACACATTCTTGCTTGTGAGCGCAGGGAAGGGTTTTGATTCTGAAAATTCATCCAGCAGATCGAACATGAGCTGCACTAGAATTTCTGGCTTGGCCCGTGGGTTGGAGGCGCTTCACTGTGTACGAAGTTTCCTAATGTGTTTGCTATGTGCTCGAATCCTCAATGGCATTGGTTTCCACGGCGCCCAAAGTGGCCAGTAGAACATCTTGTTCCTACGGACATTTGGGCCCATGGAGTCCATTGAGTGGGCCAACTTGTGGGCCGCCCTCCCGTCGGTGCTCGCAGATTATCCAGACACCTTGTCTTGGCGGTTGACCCCCTCCGGTATCTTCTCGGTTGGCTCGGCATACCATGCCTTATGCTAATGGTTGCCCCTGTTGTGGACTTTTCCACTATGGAAAGCGCCCATACCATTGAAGATCAAGATTTGTGTTTGGCAATTGCTACGGGATCACCTCCCATATGGGACGGAGCTGCTCAAGCGGCACGACCTTGGTGATGGGTTGTGCCCCTTTTATGGTGTTGACGGGGACGCACATCTTTTGTTGCATTACGGTGATATTCCTGTGGAGCTTTGTCTGTGAGGCTCTAGGGTCTGATTGGGAGGCCCTAGACCTCCTATAAACTCGTACCAACTAGACTGGGAGGAGACGCCTCTTCTAGCTATGTTCGCGGCGCTAGCTTGGAATTTGTGGACGACGTGTAACAAGATGGTGATTGACCGGATCTTCCTTAGACGATCTGACTCTATCTTTAAATTCCTTGCATTTTTGCAGCATTCGCACCCGGTCTCTAGACAGTGGGATCATGACCGGTTTGGATTCATCATGGATACGTTGACTGCTATTGCACGCCGTCTTGCTTCGTCGTAGATCTGCTAAGCTTCCGGCCACTTGGTCTTTTTTCTTTTTCGAGAGTACGTCTAAGTGTACCATAGCTTTATAGAAGGCAGAATTCAAGTATCAAAACACTGTCACTCACTTGGTGGtctttttttcatctttctttttagcTTTTTATGGGCATGTTTGAGTTGTTGTCCCAGCAGAGTACTCGATTTTCAGTGTGGTACTTGAACTTGTTGCATAGACATGTCGGTTGTTTTATTCATAATAAAGCGGGGCGAAAACCTGTTTTGAGAGTTGTTGTCGGTTCATCATGTGCAAAGCCATGGTCCCACGGATTTTTATAAATATTCTCTTCCTGTGTTCTTTTAGGGAATTGGTGGTGCAAATTTCACTGCACACTGGCAAGTATACGTGTCCAAAGAGAATACTGCATACAAGTCGCATGAGTCGAAACAAAAAAGAACCAAGACAAAGAAAGATGACGATTGATGATGGTTGTTGAACCGTCTCCCTCTTGGACGGCTGGGTCAAGTAAGCCATGCTTCACCCGTTCTCAGCAGTAAATTTGGACTTTCCCAAGCAAAATCGACAACGACCAGACCACATCCACACCACATGCATACACAGCCCAACAATTTTCCAGCAGAACCGCTGCCGGTCCATCTCAGTTCTCAAATCGCTCTCTGTTAATCATCGCGTGTTTTGACTTTTCCAAAAGGTAATTTGCTTGGTTCTAAAGCTATCCAGAAGCTATCGCCTATCGGTCCATCACCTAGACCAAAATCATATGAATTTTCTGAATTCTGTCACTTTTTCGTTTGCTTGTTGTGTTTTGTGTGAATTCCCTgactttttcctctcttttttatCTGCTGTTAGACGTTGATTAAATCTCTTCATTGCCAAGGGCACATGCGCAAAAAGGAGACGACTTTCAGTTGATTTTAGCTGAGATGGTGTTGGAGGCGTTGAAGACTGCACTTCTCTGAATATTTGACAAAGCTAACACTCCTCTGGTTGCTTACTTACATCTTACAAACAGGGTTCTATGATGGGAACATTTTCAGTTAGTAGTACTTCAATATCATCCTAACGTAAAACAATGACAAAAAATGTTAAGATGATCCTTCACACCCTGTTGTTAATCACCTGGCTTGCACCCCACTCACCGACAGCTGGTTCGTCGAGAACGGCGACTTGTCGGAGTTCGACATCAGAGACATTGATGACCCCGAGCTTTCGCTCTTCGCGTTCGACCCTTTTACGTTGATGAACGGAGGCTCGGTAGGCTTGGGCAGCACCCTATCCCCACTTCCCAGCATCTCCACCACCTTCCACATCGGCGGTCTGAGGTTCGGCGATGCCTGCGCGCACAGCAGCCCGACTTGGAACACCTTGAGAGCTTCCGCCTCCGAGCATTGGTCGCGGAGGTTTGGGTCCAGGATCTCCATCAGGGTACCGGCGTTGTAGTGCTTCCATAACTGAAAATGGAAGGATGTCAGCATCAGGTTGTCTGAAATGCTACAGTATGCTAGTACTTGACAACAGAGGTGAAATGGGAGAATGTACCTGAGACATGAGGGACAATCCCTCGGCCGATGACGCCACAGAGTTGTGGTTCTTGCGGCCGGTGACGATCTCAAGGACCAGCACACCATAGCTGTAGATGTCGGCCTTCTCCGTCAGCTGCCCGTGAACGATGTACTCCGGAGCCATATATCCACTGCAAAAATGTCGGCATGGTCAGTTCTATTTCTTCAGACACATCGCGCAATTTATATCGCAACATTTTCTTCACCCCTTGATCAGATTAGATGTTTTGGACAAGTGAAACTTACAATGTTCCCGCGAGGCCGGTGCTGAG is drawn from Aegilops tauschii subsp. strangulata cultivar AL8/78 chromosome 1, Aet v6.0, whole genome shotgun sequence and contains these coding sequences:
- the LOC109765586 gene encoding uncharacterized protein; this translates as MAFAARLKNRRQSISTIRGENGANHPSSCSCSPDKLQPDAMESRATSTKARLLLLLLLACTCGAVSPSSEAAEAKALLTWKSTLTFSDANASSPLSSWSPASFPCGSWSGVACNAAGRIAALTVPGAGVAGTLDALDFSALPALASLNLSGNHLAGAIPANVSLLASLASLDLSSNNLTGGIPAALGTLRGPRALVLRNNPLGGRIPGSLAKLAALRRLDLQAVRLVGTIPTELGRLRALTFLDLSRNSLSGELPPSFAGMAKMRELYLSRNNLSGVIPPDLFTSWPEVTLFFLHYNSFTGSIPPEIGKAGKLRFLALEANNLTGVIPAEIGSLTGLQFLDLGRNSLSGPIPASIGNLKLLVVMALSFNGLTGLVPPEIGSMSLLQNLDLNGNQLEGELPATISSLKDLYSLDFSNNKFTGTIPSIASKKLLSAAFANNSFLGSFPRTFCQIASLALLDLSSNQLSGELPNCLWDLEDLLFLDLSGNGFSGKVPSAGSANLSSLESLHLANNRLTGGFPTILKKCKQLIVLDIGGNHFSSQIPSWIGSSLPFLRILRLRSNSFSGSIPLQLSQLSHLQLLDLAANQFPGPIPQGLLANLTSMMKPQTEFNMTSLIHQQILHLDAQMNFVERIDVNWKMRSYTFLGTIALMIGIDLSGNSLSGEIPTELANLQGLRFLNLSRNHLSGHIPENIGDLKLLESLDCSWNELSGAIPSSISKLPSLSSLNLSNNNLSGEIPTGNQLQTLDDPSIYNNNSGLCGYPLVACSKGSSATVETRDTELETVYFYYSIIAGLVLGFWLWLGSLVFFKTWRTYVFCCVDRLLQDKIQRGEGRVYGCSWSRHSHPVSRQWDHDRFGFIMDTLTAIARRLASS
- the LOC109765590 gene encoding uncharacterized protein; protein product: MPPRRRGASGYRGVRVRPSGNYSAEIRTGGGVRLGLGTFDTGQDGARAYATAAWRLRRSCWDMNFADVATRERAQELAPFPRLITDEDRRKNRRRERRLSLAEMDEEAMALWSQRFPQDIINEEHDEQFLNAKSQTSEEDITEAESESENDE